Proteins co-encoded in one Salvia splendens isolate huo1 chromosome 4, SspV2, whole genome shotgun sequence genomic window:
- the LOC121800887 gene encoding uncharacterized protein LOC121800887: protein MSPYRLVFGKMSHLPVGVEHRAYWAVNEINMKPKACEDERKLQLQELEELSIESYESAMWYKEKTVLLHAKNLRVKELQAGQKVLLFQSRLKLVPGKLKSKWIGPYTIVGLQANGAVEIQGSASNSIPFLVNGHRVKVFRDNDENGRLAREKVHTDLEEVASWTQQHVHAARSGKLISSATPTSV from the exons ATGTCGCCTTACAGGctggtgtttggcaagatgAGCCATCTACCCGTGGGAGTGGAGCATAGAGCGTATTGGGCGGTAAATGAGATCAATATGAAACCCAAGGCTTGTGAGGATGAAAGGAAACTGCAACTTCAGGAGCTGGAGGAGTTAAGTATTGAGTCTTATGAGtctgcaatgtggtacaaggagaagaCAGTGTTGCTGCATGccaaaaacctccgggtcaaggaactacaagcGGGTCAGAAGGTGCTCCTCTTCCAGTCCAGGCTCAAGCTGGTGCCTGGGAAGCTGAAATCCAagtggattgggccatacaccaTTGTTGGCCTTCAAGCgaatggagctgtggaaattcagggaaGTGCCTCGAACTCTAtccctttccttgttaatggtcatcgagTGAAAGTCTTTAGGG ATAATGATGAGAACGGCCGATTGGCTAGAGAAAAAGTTCACACAGACCTAGAAGAAGTTGCCTCTTGGACCCAGCAGCATGTCCACGCAGCCAGGTCAGGGAAGCTCATCTCTTCAGCAACCCCCACCAGCGTCTAA